The following proteins are co-located in the Peromyscus maniculatus bairdii isolate BWxNUB_F1_BW_parent chromosome 23, HU_Pman_BW_mat_3.1, whole genome shotgun sequence genome:
- the C23H12orf43 gene encoding protein CUSTOS isoform X4, producing MVAPGGAMSDSESCSSSNSDAEELARCREAAMPAWGLEQRPRGAERPRADAAGKQVPASQPSLRREVNQHEEDANELQTTPEFRAHVAKKLGAMLDSSIAISEVWKKPRKAEVQQVAEEEDGFRLFFTSIPGGHEKEASQKPCRKRQPPSSSEDSDEERQRCREAAVSAWDILQESAIHCPAEVEREVEKKKKKQKKKARKEADVDLAGATGLKPVKEAGSVNGDPASLGTKKKKRKKKAKKSREASPCPPAERAEN from the exons ATGGTGGCGCCCGGTGGTGCCATGAGCGATTCCGAGAGCTGCAGCAGTAGCAACAGCGATGCGGAGGAGCTGGCGCGGTGCCGCGAGGCGGCGATGCCCGCCTGGGGGCTGGAGCAGCGCCCGCGGGGGGCGGAGAGACCCAGAGCCG ATGCAGCAGGTAAACAGGTGCCAGCGTCCCAGCCAAGCCTCAG GCGTGAAGTGAACCAGCACGAGGAAGATGCCAATGAGCTTCAGACTACTCCTGAGTTCCGAGCCCACGTGGCCAAGAAGCTGGGAGCCATGCTGGACAG CTCCATCGCCATCTCAGAAGTGTGGAAGAAGCCGCGCAAAGCGGAGGTGCAGCaggtggcagaggaggaggatg GCTTCCGCCTTTTCTTCACATCCATCCCCGGAGGCCACGAGAAGGAAGCTTCTCAGAAACCCTGCCGAAAGCGCCAGCCCCCCAGCTCCAG CGAAGACAGTGACGAGGAGCGGCAGAGATGCCGTGAGGCAGCTGTGTCCGCGTGGGACATTCTCCAGGAGTCAGCCATCCACTGTCCTGCCGAGGTggagagggaggtggagaagaaaaagaagaagcagaaaaagaaagccaggaaggAGGCTGACGTTGACTTGGCCGGAGCCACAGGCCTGAAACCGGTAAAGGAGGCAGGCAGCGTCAACGGGGACCCAGCATCACTTGggaccaaaaagaagaaaaggaagaaaaaggccaAGAAATCCAGGGAGGCTTCCCCGTGCCCACCAGCAGAGCGTGCTGAAAACTGA
- the C23H12orf43 gene encoding protein CUSTOS isoform X3, producing MVAPGGAMSDSESCSSSNSDAEELARCREAAMPAWGLEQRPRGAERPRADAAGKQVPASQPSLRREVNQHEEDANELQTTPEFRAHVAKKLGAMLDSSIAISEVWKKPRKAEVQQVAEEEDGFRLFFTSIPGGHEKEASQKPCRKRQPPSSSSEDSDEERQRCREAAVSAWDILQESAIHCPAEVEREVEKKKKKQKKKARKEADVDLAGATGLKPVKEAGSVNGDPASLGTKKKKRKKKAKKSREASPCPPAERAEN from the exons ATGGTGGCGCCCGGTGGTGCCATGAGCGATTCCGAGAGCTGCAGCAGTAGCAACAGCGATGCGGAGGAGCTGGCGCGGTGCCGCGAGGCGGCGATGCCCGCCTGGGGGCTGGAGCAGCGCCCGCGGGGGGCGGAGAGACCCAGAGCCG ATGCAGCAGGTAAACAGGTGCCAGCGTCCCAGCCAAGCCTCAG GCGTGAAGTGAACCAGCACGAGGAAGATGCCAATGAGCTTCAGACTACTCCTGAGTTCCGAGCCCACGTGGCCAAGAAGCTGGGAGCCATGCTGGACAG CTCCATCGCCATCTCAGAAGTGTGGAAGAAGCCGCGCAAAGCGGAGGTGCAGCaggtggcagaggaggaggatg GCTTCCGCCTTTTCTTCACATCCATCCCCGGAGGCCACGAGAAGGAAGCTTCTCAGAAACCCTGCCGAAAGCGCCAGCCCCCCAGCTCCAG CAGCGAAGACAGTGACGAGGAGCGGCAGAGATGCCGTGAGGCAGCTGTGTCCGCGTGGGACATTCTCCAGGAGTCAGCCATCCACTGTCCTGCCGAGGTggagagggaggtggagaagaaaaagaagaagcagaaaaagaaagccaggaaggAGGCTGACGTTGACTTGGCCGGAGCCACAGGCCTGAAACCGGTAAAGGAGGCAGGCAGCGTCAACGGGGACCCAGCATCACTTGggaccaaaaagaagaaaaggaagaaaaaggccaAGAAATCCAGGGAGGCTTCCCCGTGCCCACCAGCAGAGCGTGCTGAAAACTGA
- the C23H12orf43 gene encoding protein CUSTOS isoform X2 — protein sequence MVGWSRGVFQELSEAPETSWGSGSHRAWRATPLFPRRQPRDLHVSGLRFPPCVLPAVPWEDAAGKQVPASQPSLRREVNQHEEDANELQTTPEFRAHVAKKLGAMLDSSIAISEVWKKPRKAEVQQVAEEEDGFRLFFTSIPGGHEKEASQKPCRKRQPPSSSEDSDEERQRCREAAVSAWDILQESAIHCPAEVEREVEKKKKKQKKKARKEADVDLAGATGLKPVKEAGSVNGDPASLGTKKKKRKKKAKKSREASPCPPAERAEN from the exons ATGGTGGGATGGAGTCGCGGCGTCTTCCAGGAGCTTTCGGAAGCTCCTGAGACCAGTTGGGGGTCAGGGTCACACCGAGCGTGGAGGGCGACTCCTTTATTCCCGCGGAGACAGCCGAGGGACCTGCATGTCTCCGGACTGCGCTTTCCTCCGTGCGTCCTTCCTGCTGTTCCCTGGGAAG ATGCAGCAGGTAAACAGGTGCCAGCGTCCCAGCCAAGCCTCAG GCGTGAAGTGAACCAGCACGAGGAAGATGCCAATGAGCTTCAGACTACTCCTGAGTTCCGAGCCCACGTGGCCAAGAAGCTGGGAGCCATGCTGGACAG CTCCATCGCCATCTCAGAAGTGTGGAAGAAGCCGCGCAAAGCGGAGGTGCAGCaggtggcagaggaggaggatg GCTTCCGCCTTTTCTTCACATCCATCCCCGGAGGCCACGAGAAGGAAGCTTCTCAGAAACCCTGCCGAAAGCGCCAGCCCCCCAGCTCCAG CGAAGACAGTGACGAGGAGCGGCAGAGATGCCGTGAGGCAGCTGTGTCCGCGTGGGACATTCTCCAGGAGTCAGCCATCCACTGTCCTGCCGAGGTggagagggaggtggagaagaaaaagaagaagcagaaaaagaaagccaggaaggAGGCTGACGTTGACTTGGCCGGAGCCACAGGCCTGAAACCGGTAAAGGAGGCAGGCAGCGTCAACGGGGACCCAGCATCACTTGggaccaaaaagaagaaaaggaagaaaaaggccaAGAAATCCAGGGAGGCTTCCCCGTGCCCACCAGCAGAGCGTGCTGAAAACTGA
- the C23H12orf43 gene encoding protein CUSTOS isoform X1, with protein MVGWSRGVFQELSEAPETSWGSGSHRAWRATPLFPRRQPRDLHVSGLRFPPCVLPAVPWEDAAGKQVPASQPSLRREVNQHEEDANELQTTPEFRAHVAKKLGAMLDSSIAISEVWKKPRKAEVQQVAEEEDGFRLFFTSIPGGHEKEASQKPCRKRQPPSSSSEDSDEERQRCREAAVSAWDILQESAIHCPAEVEREVEKKKKKQKKKARKEADVDLAGATGLKPVKEAGSVNGDPASLGTKKKKRKKKAKKSREASPCPPAERAEN; from the exons ATGGTGGGATGGAGTCGCGGCGTCTTCCAGGAGCTTTCGGAAGCTCCTGAGACCAGTTGGGGGTCAGGGTCACACCGAGCGTGGAGGGCGACTCCTTTATTCCCGCGGAGACAGCCGAGGGACCTGCATGTCTCCGGACTGCGCTTTCCTCCGTGCGTCCTTCCTGCTGTTCCCTGGGAAG ATGCAGCAGGTAAACAGGTGCCAGCGTCCCAGCCAAGCCTCAG GCGTGAAGTGAACCAGCACGAGGAAGATGCCAATGAGCTTCAGACTACTCCTGAGTTCCGAGCCCACGTGGCCAAGAAGCTGGGAGCCATGCTGGACAG CTCCATCGCCATCTCAGAAGTGTGGAAGAAGCCGCGCAAAGCGGAGGTGCAGCaggtggcagaggaggaggatg GCTTCCGCCTTTTCTTCACATCCATCCCCGGAGGCCACGAGAAGGAAGCTTCTCAGAAACCCTGCCGAAAGCGCCAGCCCCCCAGCTCCAG CAGCGAAGACAGTGACGAGGAGCGGCAGAGATGCCGTGAGGCAGCTGTGTCCGCGTGGGACATTCTCCAGGAGTCAGCCATCCACTGTCCTGCCGAGGTggagagggaggtggagaagaaaaagaagaagcagaaaaagaaagccaggaaggAGGCTGACGTTGACTTGGCCGGAGCCACAGGCCTGAAACCGGTAAAGGAGGCAGGCAGCGTCAACGGGGACCCAGCATCACTTGggaccaaaaagaagaaaaggaagaaaaaggccaAGAAATCCAGGGAGGCTTCCCCGTGCCCACCAGCAGAGCGTGCTGAAAACTGA